Part of the Leptodactylus fuscus isolate aLepFus1 chromosome 6, aLepFus1.hap2, whole genome shotgun sequence genome, AGATTTATAGATTTAaactaatatataataaataatataaacatATTAACGCGAGCCAAAATGGTTTAGGGGAAACTGTAACTGTAAATCCCATTACCGTGTATAAGAGCCTTGAGTAGCCATCCTGTGGTTTATATTCCACCGTTACTTCCAGTGGATGCCACTCTCCATTGTCAACAAAGTACTTAAGACGTTCACTGTTCACGTCAGAGGAATTCTTCTGAGACGTCAATATAAGACTATTTTCTAGAAAGTACAAGATTGTGATACCTTTATATGATACAGGAAAGGAGAGTTGGGACAATATAtccatgtgtactgtatatatacaaataatctcgggaaattaaagggagtctgtcaccagaagccaAGATATTAACTGAGCCTTGCAaatagataagttagggtcacctgaatcaaacagtgttttccccttgtgaatctgtgTCTCTTTTGCAACATGCCATCAGCAATAGAGGCaccgatttacaaggggaaaacactgtttcagGTGATACTAAACTATCTGTGGGGTTGGATTTTGGATAGAGACTACTTTCAAATTCCAAGAAATTTACAGAAATGCTGAAATGAAAATCTTGAGAGTTTGAGCAAATAAAAATATGCATAAAAAGTATTTTGTAAAAGGACTTGACATACATGTTTAAGACACAAATTCTTGCATTATGGAATAGCAGCAAAGACACCTCAGCTGTGTATAGTAAGAATTTGGGATCTTATTTGGTATCCATTGAGAACATCTAAAATTGTGTTGCACAATGACTTAACAAGGCGACTCACCTTTATGCATGGCACTGATAAGGGTTACAGAACATGTCTGAACATCAAATGGAAAGTAGTAAAAGTCCAAAATACATGTGCTTGACAAATGCGTGGGTTTAACAGCTGTAATCGTGCCGTCATGGCTTAGGTTGGCATACTTCATCCAAGAGGTCGAATCCTCAATAACTCTGAGGACAGAAGTAGATTGAAACTAAAACTTTACAAAATTTTAATCCACAGATggttaaagttaaaggggttatccagtttctaacattgatggccgaggccgggttcacacaactTTTTTTCAATATGGAAATAtggtgttgtgaattgcagcagATACTACTATGGATGTGTTTGTGTGCTCCATTATACAAATAGACAGCATATGAACCAAAAATATACTCATGTCAGATCGATTCATAATCGGGGTCTTAGAATACGTTTCTTACTGTTCAACGTAGTAGAGGTCCGGCACCCAGAAGTAGGACAATGGAATTGTTGTATGGCTTATATTACAGAATTGTTCAGGGTCCCATGATAaaaaatcatttttccatgtctaCAGATAAATAGTTATATTTAGAAAGCAAAAAAGCAAATGTTTTTAACAAAGACATAATAaatcatttgaaaaaaaaatctatttaccAAGTAAATCCAAAAATATGTAGTTATCGTCTGTGTCTTCTCAACCTGTGGAAGTAAAATGGACACATGATAACAGATTATTTACTACATGCTAGAAATCTTTGGGATTAAAGGAGTTCATAACCCTTCAATAGCATTTGGCCCAAATCTCATCCATTCTTCCCAACTTTCCAACACACATGCATATTTAGCTTGGTTGAGAGCAATGTGTTCTCAATGGTGAGATGGGAGTAAGCCACTGACCGCCAATGGTGGCCTCTTATCTAGCAGCCTACTACCTGCACCAAGTACAAAGGGTTGGGCATGTTGACAATGGAACATGGCTGATCCTTCTTTCTCCTGACACATAAAATTGTTGTCCAGTCTCACCAAAATTGTCAGGAGTTAGGGTCTCCCCAAATTGTCAGTGTCGACTGCCTTTAACGTTTATATAAACGGGACTATTTTGCAGACCAGTTGTGGGGATGACCACTAGGACCTGTACCAAACATGAGAATGGGGATCCCATTCCCCTGTCTGAATGGAGCACTGTGATAAAGTTGCTCTCTCAGGTAGATTGATTCAGTATAGCCAAGAATAATCCAAACACACACAGGTAGGGAGTTTAATGCAGATTGTTTGTCTATATTAAATGGCCTGGTCATTACCCTTGAAAGTAGCTATGAGAACTGCTTTGACTGGGTCAAAGAGCATCCAGTCAAGTGGAAAGGTTCTCAGGATGACTTTTGTGGTCTCAATAtcttcaattttccaatatattttaaaATTAAGAAGTATATACTGTTCATACAAAATAGAGTGAAGTCATTGTACAAAATTGTGTagctttacacttttttttttcttttgcatctaCCGtattattacagcagatgtctggACTTTAATCATGGTGACCACTCAGATCCTATGGGGCCACCATACCTGTTGGGTTTCCGCTGTATAAACCCTTCTGATGCCTTAGTCAAACCTgaccttctattacaggctgccaaaGCAGCCTGTAATCGAAgtctacagtatatattttactttacattgcagtgcattagcattgcagttaTTACATTAGCAatcagaccccttggggttcaagacccctggggAAAGGGGGGTCCAAagataaatgtaaaaataaatcaaatatctaatctttccctaaATAAGATACAtcatcacatagttacatagttacatagttacatagttgatgaggttggataaagacattagtccatcaagtccaacctataaccctacaatccctacagtgttgatccaggggaaggcaaaaaaaaaacccatgaggcttatgccaattgccctatttcaggggaaaaaattccttcccgactccaaatctggcagtcagtataaaaccctggatcaatgtgtccttaaaatctacacATAAACTACAATTATAATCTGAGGACCTCTTCAGACCAGCAGAGTAATATTAGCAGAGGCCACAGGGAGGTATCAAGcttataaacagtgttacttagctGTCCTGGGGTCCGGTGCGGCTCCCCGTGCTCCTCTGGCGTACACATGGGTCACGTAGTGTAATGACGCATACCCTATGTGACTGCCTGATGTCAACTCTGTAGGCCAGAGGTCATGAGGAGCAGCACCGGagctcaggacaggtaagtaacactgttttatgtttgtttacttCCCTGTGGCTTCTGCTAATATTACTCTATGGGTCCAAAGAGACCCTCGGAGTATAATTGTAGTTTGTGTGTAATTTGGATTTGGATGAACTCTAGAAAAATGTGGGTTTGGCTGAAGCCAATATTGTAAGAAAATCTCTATGTATGTGTGATTTAATTGATGTAGttgcatgggggccactgtgtgacattatacttCATGCAGAGCCCACTATGGGGCCTTACACTGtatggggccgctatggggcattatactgtattgggcctctatggggcattatactgtgtgggggccactataggatagtatactgtatggaagggccattatagggctctatactgtatagaggggccttcatgggacaatatactctatggaggggccactacgggagatTATAcaagtatgggggccactatgggacattatactatatgggggctgcTATGGCACTGTGGGAGGTTCTATTTTAaatgtggaggccattatattacatgagagggacactgtgggggtcattatatgaTATGTGGGGCACTGAAatgtgagggccattatactacatgagggGGAACTGAGGAACCTTTAAAGCAATGCATGGACAACCAGCTTTTGGACTCTAATTCTAATGTTCACCGGAGGTCCCAGCTGACACCTCCTATTGTGTGGATAGGGGAGTAACTGCAAATAAGCTGAATATTCCTTTAATTTTCTTGTTCCCTAGAATATGATCTTACCACAGCCAGGATGGAAATAAATACTATGTCCACTGTGATTATTAATGGCTTTGTCCAGTCATTTTTAGGCATTGTCATTAATAGCTGATGTTCACGTTCCGTTATATTGAGATACTCGATCACATCGTACTGCTTGCATGTCTGATGTAGCAATGCTCCTGGGAGGTTATCTAGATGGGAAGAGAGATAATGGATAGTATTAGCGATGACCGCAACAAATGTGgcgattttaatacattttttgacTTAGGTTAAATGTGAACAaatattttctaaaataaaaatgtgCGATATCTCTAAAAAGCCGTATTGGTACAAACTGGCCCTATACAGCTAAAATTATAAGTACATTAA contains:
- the LOC142209702 gene encoding 5-hydroxytryptamine receptor 3A-like isoform X2; this translates as MKKDNLPGALLHQTCKQYDVIEYLNITEREHQLLMTMPKNDWTKPLIITVDIVFISILAVVEKTQTITTYFWIYLTWKNDFLSWDPEQFCNISHTTIPLSYFWVPDLYYVEQVIEDSTSWMKYANLSHDGTITAVKPTHLSSTCILDFYYFPFDVQTCSVTLISAMHKENSLILTSQKNSSDVNSERLKYFVDNGEWHPLEVTVEYKPQDGYSRLLYTATIQRESSLYILALILPSMALLVLDLLSNFVPKAYNEKIGFKITLLLGISVLMLLLNDFLPASSDQPPIIVIFFIGTMSLMAIGIVETIFITYIGGRTQKSDKTAAGTFPLYQGLLLKSSCNEDELKEEEPVPEDGVASALEKICRDMHMVRQQILSLQRKENLEAEREKFQERIEKFVFYGHTVLVITFYMLVFFKWKW
- the LOC142209702 gene encoding 5-hydroxytryptamine receptor 3A-like isoform X1 encodes the protein MWMLLLYLLVDNLPGALLHQTCKQYDVIEYLNITEREHQLLMTMPKNDWTKPLIITVDIVFISILAVVEKTQTITTYFWIYLTWKNDFLSWDPEQFCNISHTTIPLSYFWVPDLYYVEQVIEDSTSWMKYANLSHDGTITAVKPTHLSSTCILDFYYFPFDVQTCSVTLISAMHKENSLILTSQKNSSDVNSERLKYFVDNGEWHPLEVTVEYKPQDGYSRLLYTATIQRESSLYILALILPSMALLVLDLLSNFVPKAYNEKIGFKITLLLGISVLMLLLNDFLPASSDQPPIIVIFFIGTMSLMAIGIVETIFITYIGGRTQKSDKTAAGTFPLYQGLLLKSSCNEDELKEEEPVPEDGVASALEKICRDMHMVRQQILSLQRKENLEAEREKFQERIEKFVFYGHTVLVITFYMLVFFKWKW